One part of the Ruegeria sp. AD91A genome encodes these proteins:
- a CDS encoding ABC transporter substrate-binding protein, with protein MYSTFKRTTAALALGVAMAAPAAAELTGELRIFLDTSNPAPRATMEAMIERFGAQHPGLEIETTVIDREAYKTQIRNFLTADTPDVATWYAANRMKPYVEAGLFEDVSDLWAEPEIADNLASTKGALTIDGKQWGVPYTYYQWGVYYRKDIFDELGLSEPTTWEEELSNCQKIVDSGRACYTIGTKFLWTAGGWFDYLNMRTNGFDFHQQLANGEISWEDDRVKQTFANWKQLIDMGAFIDNHQTYSWQEALPFMVNGEAAAYLMGNFAVAPLRDAGLTDDQLDFYQFVAINPDVELAEDAPTDTFHIPANASNKEAAREFLRFVVSADEQTEINNGANLGQLPVNAQSAVDDDKFLQQGFEMLSSNSPGGVAQFWDRDAPAEMAKASMEGFQEFMVKPDNVDRILAKLERARGRIYDN; from the coding sequence ATGTATTCAACTTTCAAGCGCACAACGGCTGCGCTGGCGCTCGGTGTCGCGATGGCGGCACCGGCAGCTGCGGAACTCACCGGAGAGCTGCGGATTTTTCTCGACACATCAAACCCGGCGCCCCGCGCGACGATGGAAGCGATGATCGAGCGGTTCGGAGCACAGCATCCGGGGTTGGAGATCGAAACAACGGTCATCGACCGTGAAGCATACAAAACGCAGATCCGGAATTTCCTGACGGCCGACACCCCGGACGTGGCCACGTGGTACGCGGCCAACCGCATGAAGCCATATGTCGAGGCTGGTTTGTTCGAGGATGTTTCGGATTTGTGGGCGGAGCCTGAGATCGCCGATAACCTCGCTTCGACCAAGGGCGCGTTGACAATCGACGGCAAGCAATGGGGTGTACCCTATACCTATTATCAGTGGGGTGTTTACTACCGCAAAGATATCTTTGATGAACTGGGTTTGAGCGAGCCGACCACCTGGGAAGAAGAACTGTCCAACTGCCAGAAAATCGTCGATTCAGGACGTGCCTGCTATACCATTGGCACCAAGTTCCTTTGGACCGCCGGTGGCTGGTTTGACTATCTGAACATGCGGACCAACGGTTTTGACTTCCACCAGCAACTGGCCAACGGTGAAATCAGCTGGGAAGATGACCGGGTAAAACAGACCTTCGCCAACTGGAAGCAGTTGATCGACATGGGCGCCTTCATCGACAATCACCAGACATATAGCTGGCAGGAAGCCCTGCCCTTCATGGTCAATGGTGAGGCAGCAGCCTACCTGATGGGCAACTTTGCTGTGGCACCGCTTCGCGATGCGGGCCTGACCGATGACCAGCTGGATTTCTACCAGTTCGTCGCGATCAATCCCGATGTTGAGCTGGCCGAAGACGCCCCGACCGACACGTTCCACATCCCGGCCAATGCTTCGAACAAGGAAGCTGCACGCGAGTTCCTGCGTTTCGTGGTCTCTGCAGACGAGCAGACCGAAATCAACAACGGCGCGAATCTCGGCCAATTGCCGGTCAACGCTCAATCCGCTGTGGATGACGACAAGTTCCTGCAACAGGGCTTTGAAATGCTTTCGTCGAACAGCCCCGGTGGGGTAGCCCAGTTCTGGGATCGCGACGCACCTGCGGAAATGGCCAAAGCATCCATGGAAGGTTTCCAGGAATTCATGGTCAAACCCGACAATGTAGACCGGATTCTGGCCAAACTGGAGCGCGCGCGTGGGCGCATATACGATAACTGA
- a CDS encoding IclR family transcriptional regulator: MSGDGTIGKACDVLDQVASFERPVRFAELLESSDFPKATLYRFLQTLTNQGMLSYDRDRQTYSPGMRLVRLAHAAWTQSSLAPIARPFLDALSRETGETVHLAQLDSSQVLYVDKRNAAQPIEMYSQAGKVGPAYCTGVGKAMLAFLDEDALNRAISQQSYHRFTDSTLTSEQMLRADLDRIRSRGFAIDNEEHEPGIICIACPVLTLNGRMLGAISITGSTERMDFNQLEAWVPRVRRVAEQIGTEAQAWRFPETRPSPRNDRMQVT, from the coding sequence GTGTCAGGTGACGGAACTATAGGCAAAGCATGTGATGTGCTCGATCAAGTGGCGTCGTTTGAGCGCCCGGTTCGGTTTGCTGAACTTTTGGAAAGCAGCGATTTTCCAAAGGCGACCCTGTACCGATTCCTGCAAACCCTGACCAATCAGGGAATGCTGTCCTATGACCGCGACAGGCAGACCTATTCCCCCGGGATGCGGTTGGTACGTTTGGCCCATGCGGCATGGACGCAAAGCTCTCTGGCGCCGATTGCACGCCCTTTTCTGGATGCCCTCAGCCGGGAAACCGGTGAGACCGTGCATCTGGCGCAACTCGATTCAAGTCAGGTTCTTTACGTCGATAAACGCAACGCCGCGCAGCCTATCGAAATGTACTCTCAGGCTGGCAAGGTTGGCCCGGCCTACTGTACAGGGGTTGGCAAGGCGATGCTGGCCTTCTTGGATGAAGATGCGCTGAACAGGGCGATTTCCCAGCAAAGCTATCACCGCTTCACTGACAGTACTCTGACATCAGAGCAGATGTTGAGGGCGGATCTCGACCGGATTCGCAGCCGGGGATTTGCCATCGATAATGAAGAGCATGAGCCCGGCATCATATGCATCGCATGCCCGGTTCTGACGTTGAACGGTCGGATGCTCGGTGCGATTTCGATAACCGGGTCTACCGAACGTATGGATTTCAACCAACTCGAGGCCTGGGTGCCGCGCGTACGGCGAGTGGCCGAACAAATCGGAACCGAAGCACAAGCGTGGCGATTCCCCGAAACGCGCCCAAGCCCCAGAAACGACAGGATGCAAGTGACATGA
- a CDS encoding ABC transporter ATP-binding protein: protein MTGVTLNQAIKRYGQTQVIHGIDLQIEDGEFCVFVGPSGCGKSTLLRMIAGLEETSEGEIHIGAREVTHMDPAKRGVAMVFQTYALYPHMSVAENMGFGLRMNGVPKAEIDRKVQEASSILKLDPYLKRKPKALSGGQRQRVAIGRAIVRGPEVFLFDEPLSNLDAELRVEMRVEIARLHQEIGATMIYVTHDQVEAMTMADKIVVLRDGRIEQVGAPMDLYRDPDNRFVAGFIGSPAMNFLDCDYADGHVTHPALGQPLPISANVPAGKDKVTLGMRPEHVFIDRSADTCTVDLTEALGGVSYSYLLTPNGDKLIVEEREDQRSKMGDRIGISIQPARAMVFDPETGQRFR, encoded by the coding sequence ATGACAGGTGTAACTCTGAACCAGGCAATCAAACGATACGGTCAGACTCAGGTCATTCATGGGATCGACCTGCAGATCGAAGATGGCGAATTCTGCGTTTTTGTTGGTCCTTCAGGGTGCGGAAAATCAACTTTATTGCGGATGATCGCGGGGTTGGAAGAAACTTCGGAAGGCGAAATTCACATCGGGGCGCGCGAGGTGACACATATGGACCCGGCTAAGCGCGGCGTGGCCATGGTGTTCCAGACCTATGCGCTCTACCCTCACATGTCAGTGGCCGAAAACATGGGATTTGGCTTGCGCATGAACGGTGTCCCAAAAGCCGAGATCGACCGAAAAGTGCAGGAAGCTTCGAGTATTCTGAAGCTTGACCCCTATCTCAAACGCAAACCCAAGGCCCTGTCGGGGGGGCAACGGCAGAGGGTTGCGATTGGGCGGGCCATTGTTCGCGGGCCCGAGGTTTTTCTGTTCGATGAACCCTTGTCCAACCTGGACGCTGAGTTGCGGGTCGAGATGCGCGTCGAGATCGCGCGACTGCATCAGGAAATCGGTGCGACCATGATCTATGTGACCCATGATCAGGTCGAAGCCATGACGATGGCCGACAAGATTGTCGTACTGCGTGATGGCCGGATTGAACAAGTGGGGGCTCCGATGGATCTGTACCGCGATCCTGACAATCGGTTTGTTGCGGGCTTCATCGGTTCGCCCGCTATGAATTTTCTCGATTGCGATTATGCCGACGGCCACGTCACCCATCCCGCCCTAGGTCAGCCGTTACCAATTTCGGCAAACGTTCCTGCGGGAAAGGATAAGGTGACGTTGGGAATGCGTCCCGAACACGTTTTCATAGACCGCTCAGCGGATACCTGCACCGTGGACCTGACTGAAGCACTTGGCGGTGTTTCCTACTCATATCTGCTGACGCCGAATGGCGACAAACTGATTGTGGAAGAACGGGAAGACCAACGTAGCAAAATGGGTGATCGGATTGGCATATCAATTCAACCCGCCCGTGCCATGGTATTTGATCCCGAGACAGGACAGAGGTTTCGGTAG
- a CDS encoding NADP-dependent isocitrate dehydrogenase, which produces MADKSNFDILYTIVDEAPELASASFLPIIRKFASAAGVSVGTKDISLAGRILAAFPENLMDEQRVSDDLAALGELVKTPDANVIKLPNISASVPQLVAAIEELQSQGYDIPAYPEEPSTDEEKAIRARYDAIKGSAVNPVLREGNSDRRAARAVKNYARKNPHSMGEWASDSKTKVSSMSGNDFYANEKSATIPAAQAGDARIEFVGKDGSVTVLKDAWPLEEGTVTDATFMSVKALSSFLAEAIEDTKKDGTMFSLHLKATMMKVSDPIIFGYAVKAWLVPVFEKFGAELDALGVNPNSGLGDLLERVQNNAEIVAAIDAIKADRPSMYMVDSDKGITNLHVPSDVIIDASMPAVIRAGGKGWDETGAKGDTNCVIPDRCYATVYDESIKFFKANGALNPATAGAVANVGLMAQKAEEYGSHPTTFQAPADGTMRIVLANGKTLHEHAVEKGDIWRACTAKKAPIENWIQLAMDRQRLTGSEAIFWLDANRAHDAELIKYVKPALEAAGVADKFQIMAPREATRQSLETITAEKDTIAITGNVLRDYLTDLFPILELGTSAKMLSIVKLMNGGGLFETGAGGSAPKHVQQLVEENHLRWDSMGEFCALGESLNFLADTKGNVKAGVLGAAAEAATQGILDNNRSPSRKVGQPDNRDSHYWFARYWAEALAAQSDDAELADEIAPLAKELADKEEQILSELAAVQGPAVDLGGYYHTDPGKTAAVMRASATLNAIIG; this is translated from the coding sequence ATGGCAGATAAATCGAACTTCGACATATTGTATACCATTGTAGACGAAGCGCCCGAATTGGCCAGCGCCTCGTTCCTGCCCATCATTCGCAAGTTCGCTTCGGCTGCTGGCGTCAGCGTGGGCACCAAGGACATTTCACTGGCCGGGCGCATTCTGGCGGCCTTCCCCGAGAACCTGATGGATGAGCAGCGCGTCTCAGACGATCTGGCCGCATTGGGTGAACTGGTAAAGACCCCGGATGCTAATGTGATCAAGCTGCCGAACATATCGGCCTCGGTTCCGCAATTGGTGGCCGCCATAGAAGAGTTGCAATCGCAAGGTTATGATATCCCTGCATACCCGGAAGAACCCTCGACCGACGAAGAAAAGGCGATCCGCGCACGCTATGATGCCATCAAAGGCTCGGCCGTGAACCCGGTTCTGCGCGAAGGCAACAGTGACCGCCGCGCAGCCCGGGCAGTCAAAAACTATGCCCGGAAAAATCCGCATTCCATGGGTGAATGGGCCTCGGACAGCAAAACCAAAGTCTCGTCCATGTCTGGCAACGATTTCTACGCCAATGAGAAATCGGCGACCATCCCTGCTGCCCAGGCGGGTGATGCAAGGATCGAGTTTGTCGGTAAAGACGGCAGTGTGACTGTTCTGAAGGATGCGTGGCCGTTGGAGGAAGGCACGGTGACTGATGCGACTTTCATGTCGGTCAAAGCTCTGTCGTCGTTCCTAGCAGAGGCCATCGAGGACACCAAGAAAGACGGCACAATGTTCTCGCTGCACCTGAAAGCCACGATGATGAAGGTCTCTGACCCGATCATTTTTGGCTATGCGGTCAAGGCCTGGTTGGTTCCGGTCTTTGAAAAATTCGGCGCTGAACTGGATGCGCTGGGTGTGAACCCAAACTCTGGTCTAGGAGACTTGCTTGAGCGGGTTCAAAACAATGCCGAGATCGTAGCCGCAATCGACGCGATCAAAGCTGATCGCCCGTCGATGTATATGGTGGATAGCGACAAGGGTATCACCAACCTGCACGTTCCTTCCGACGTGATTATTGATGCTTCGATGCCAGCGGTAATCCGCGCGGGCGGTAAGGGTTGGGATGAAACCGGTGCCAAGGGTGACACAAATTGCGTGATCCCCGATCGGTGCTATGCAACTGTTTATGATGAAAGCATCAAATTTTTCAAAGCCAACGGAGCACTGAATCCGGCCACTGCCGGTGCGGTCGCAAATGTTGGCCTAATGGCGCAAAAAGCCGAAGAGTACGGTTCACACCCGACCACCTTTCAAGCGCCTGCCGATGGCACCATGCGCATTGTGCTGGCCAATGGTAAAACACTGCACGAGCACGCTGTTGAAAAGGGTGACATCTGGCGCGCCTGCACTGCCAAGAAAGCACCGATCGAAAACTGGATTCAACTGGCGATGGACCGCCAGCGCCTGACCGGGTCCGAGGCGATCTTCTGGTTGGACGCAAACCGCGCTCACGATGCCGAGCTGATCAAATACGTAAAGCCGGCGCTCGAGGCGGCTGGCGTTGCCGACAAGTTCCAGATCATGGCTCCGCGCGAGGCAACCCGCCAGTCATTGGAGACCATAACAGCCGAGAAAGATACAATTGCCATCACGGGCAACGTGCTTCGGGATTACCTGACGGACCTGTTCCCGATCCTCGAACTGGGTACCTCGGCCAAGATGCTGTCGATCGTCAAGCTGATGAATGGCGGCGGTCTGTTCGAAACCGGGGCAGGGGGCTCGGCCCCGAAGCACGTTCAGCAATTGGTTGAGGAAAACCATTTGCGCTGGGATTCGATGGGTGAGTTCTGCGCGCTTGGGGAGTCTCTGAACTTCCTAGCTGACACCAAAGGCAACGTGAAAGCAGGTGTTCTCGGCGCCGCGGCAGAGGCTGCAACTCAGGGCATTCTGGACAACAACCGCTCACCAAGTCGGAAAGTCGGCCAACCTGACAACCGCGACAGCCATTACTGGTTCGCGCGGTACTGGGCCGAAGCTTTGGCGGCCCAATCCGACGATGCAGAACTGGCAGATGAAATTGCACCACTGGCAAAAGAACTGGCAGACAAAGAAGAGCAGATCTTGTCGGAACTGGCCGCTGTTCAGGGACCAGCCGTGGACTTGGGCGGATACTATCACACCGACCCGGGCAAAACTGCAGCCGTGATGCGCGCCAGCGCTACGCTGAACGCGATCATCGGCTAA
- a CDS encoding glycosyltransferase family 2 protein has protein sequence MSEKRKVFQDDKIWPLICFITASNAQHLLPLSTTIIQLMPLKERDLHMIQGAFDTQRKSLMPVTRADLDIAVILPCYNEAVAIGETVRQFRAALPDATVYVYDNNSTDESVKVALEAGALVYSETYQGKGNVVRRMFADVDADVYVMADGDATYDSAAAPELIDLLVSQNLDMVNGARVNEETEAYRRGHKFGNALFSWLVKFFFNSKINDLLSGYRVFSRRFVKSFPAVSNGFEIETELTVHAMQMRMPIGEVPTRYSSRLPDSNSKLATFSDGWRILKMIGLLIKDEKPVAFFLSLAVVMFLPSLFVFVSVFREFLETGLVDRIPSVVVAVSGFVATMLSVVCALILESLALARREARRLSYLRHKGVAASAVEQIKPSLVETETRRFG, from the coding sequence GTGAGCGAAAAACGGAAGGTTTTTCAAGATGACAAAATTTGGCCTCTTATCTGCTTCATAACAGCCTCAAATGCGCAGCACCTTCTACCCTTAAGCACGACCATCATTCAATTGATGCCACTGAAAGAGCGTGATTTGCATATGATACAGGGCGCCTTCGATACTCAAAGAAAATCTCTGATGCCCGTGACAAGAGCGGACTTGGACATTGCGGTGATTTTGCCTTGCTACAACGAGGCAGTTGCGATTGGCGAAACCGTTCGGCAGTTTCGTGCAGCCCTGCCAGACGCTACCGTTTACGTGTATGACAACAATTCTACTGACGAGTCCGTCAAAGTCGCGCTTGAGGCAGGCGCCCTGGTCTATTCCGAAACATACCAGGGCAAAGGCAACGTGGTCCGTCGAATGTTTGCCGACGTTGACGCGGATGTCTACGTTATGGCTGACGGGGATGCGACCTACGACAGCGCTGCGGCACCGGAATTGATTGACCTGCTCGTTTCGCAGAATTTGGATATGGTCAATGGCGCCCGGGTGAATGAAGAAACTGAAGCCTATCGGCGCGGCCACAAATTCGGGAACGCTTTGTTCAGTTGGCTTGTGAAGTTCTTCTTCAATAGCAAAATCAACGACCTGCTTTCCGGTTACCGTGTTTTTAGCAGGCGCTTTGTCAAAAGTTTTCCTGCGGTATCAAACGGTTTCGAAATTGAAACAGAGTTAACAGTTCATGCGATGCAAATGCGCATGCCGATCGGAGAGGTTCCAACAAGGTACTCTTCACGCCTCCCAGATTCGAACTCCAAGCTGGCAACTTTCTCTGATGGGTGGCGGATTCTCAAAATGATCGGACTGTTGATCAAAGATGAAAAGCCCGTTGCGTTTTTCCTGTCTTTGGCCGTGGTAATGTTTTTGCCTTCGCTATTTGTGTTTGTGTCCGTATTCCGGGAATTTTTGGAAACGGGGCTTGTTGATAGAATTCCATCTGTTGTCGTTGCCGTGTCCGGTTTTGTCGCAACAATGCTGTCCGTTGTCTGCGCTCTGATTTTGGAATCTCTGGCTCTTGCCCGAAGAGAAGCGCGCCGTCTTTCATATTTGCGGCACAAGGGTGTTGCGGCGTCAGCTGTCGAGCAAATCAAACCATCGCTTGTTGAGACCGAAACCCGTCGGTTTGGTTAA